Proteins co-encoded in one Xiphophorus couchianus chromosome 16, X_couchianus-1.0, whole genome shotgun sequence genomic window:
- the eif3g gene encoding eukaryotic translation initiation factor 3 subunit G, whose product MPSIEYDDSKPSWADQVEEEGDEGTLPSPKETIKGNIKTVTDYKIDDDGKKSKIVRTFKIETRKASKAVARRKNWKKFGNSERDAPGPNVATTTVSDDVFMTFISSKDDLNAQDQEEDPMNKLKGQKIVSCRICKGDHWTTRCPYKDTLGPMQKELAEQLGLSTGDKEKSPGSAEPEPVQPAQTKTGKYVPPSLRDGGTRRGESMQPNRRADDNATIRVTNLSEDTRETDLQELFRPFGSISRIYLAKDKNTGQSKGFAFISFHRREDAARAIAGVSGFGYDHLILNVEWAKPSNN is encoded by the exons ATGCCGTCGATTGAATACGACGA CTCCAAGCCCAGCTGGGCCGACCAGGTCGAGGAGGAAGGAGATGAAG gCACTCTACCATCTCCTAAGGAAACCAttaaaggaaacataaaaactgtcacTGACTATAAAATAGATGATGACGGAAAAAAATCCAAG ATTGTGCGGACCTTCAAGATCGAGACACGGAAAGCATCCAAAGCTGTTGCCAGAAGGAAG AACTGGAAGAAATTTGGCAACTCTGAGCGTGATGCACCAGGTCCCAATGTTGCTACCACTACAGTTAGCGACGACGTCTTTATGACCTTTATATCCAGCAAAGAT GACTTAAATGCTCAAGATCAGGAAGAAGATCCCATGAACAAACTTAAGGGACAGAAGATTGTGTCCTGTCGTATTTGTAAAGGCGACCACTGGACAACCCGCTGTCCATACAAGGACACCCTAGGTCCCATGCAGAAGGAGCTGGCTGAACAGCTGGGTCTTTCTACTGGGGACAAAGAGAAGTCTCCTGGCTCTG ctgaaccagaacctgtgCAGCCTGCGCAAACCAAGACTGGAAAATACGTTCCCCCGAGTCTGAGGGATGGAGGAACGCGAAGAGGAGAGTCTATGCAGCCTAACCGCAGGG CTGATGATAATGCCACAATCCGTGTGACCAACCTGTCTGAGGACACCCGTGAGACCGACCTGCAGGAGCTTTTCAGACCATTTGGCTCCATCTCAAGAATTTATCTGGCGAAAGACAAGAATACCGGACAGTCCAAG GGATTTGCTTTCATCAGTTTCCACCGGCGGGAGGATGCAGCCAGAGCCATCGCAGGCGTGTCAGGATTTGGATATGATCATCTTATTCTCAATGTTGAATGGGCCAA aCCTTCAAACAACTGA
- the ppan gene encoding suppressor of SWI4 1 homolog encodes MGKSKTKNQKKSRGQAIHVAEDAYRSVPHSFVFHRGQVGKNVGQLVQDMRKVMQPYTAESLKVRKKNLLKDFVSVAGPLGVTHFIIFGKTPDSINMRLARLPKGPMLYFKVLKYSLIKDVVSSLKKHRMHEQQFTHHPLLILSNFGVDGMHVKLMATMFQNTFPSINVQKVNINSIKRCVLFSFDPASQEIQFRHYSLKVVPVGMSRGIKKLMQEKFPNMSKFEDITELLVKGANLSESEAEQDGEHNITELPQMYSGRGNMPSQQSAVRLTEIGPRMTLQLVKIQEGMGDGSILYHSMISKTEEEIQEILRRKEAKMKEKEERRKTQEQNVATKKEKREENKKKSLEGIKKKQAEAEEDSEVEDPGMQDDRPAAVESDDDVEYYRQAVGQEPDEDMFPGAKKRRRPEKSHDRAKKRKLSPGKSKQPDSKSPKRKGAVGQHRDKTGKAPHGKGWKKSKDEEKAFGKKKRPPGKAFGSKRSGERENKFSRKNFDGKRNKDKTFQTKGHKGKSGLKRKGAGGKQSFTRTKGKRSEDDRGAIPVFSLFTNKIKENRMAVNFSECEKFQIGLLPTMYGVEFVVALAGNTFALWLLLIKEKRNWHSGVVLSCNLAISDLLYILTLPLLIVYYALGKHWLFGEAVCKIERFLFTCNLYVSIFFIMTISVNRCIGIVCPFFTRLYVEPFHVKVISAILWIIVGVISSPMLKFASLCQHSYNNNTLCVAFCHQTSDDRSDFIYRVFLAVFGCLVPFIVTFTSYCLLFRVVWKNVNITTLEKHKVALLVSSVIVLYAVSFVPYHVYQVYHLYLRKSDPKSINCWVYKMYQVSKGLATLNMCIHPILYMAVFDSIRVACCGKSSEDNPEG; translated from the exons ATGGGGAAATCAAAG actaaaaaccaaaagaaatccCGAGGACAAGCCATCCACGTGGCTGAGGATGCCTACAGGTCTGTGCCCCACTCCTTCGTGTTTCATCGAGGTCAGGTTGGAAAAAACGTGGGTCAGCTCGTCCAGGACATGAGGAAAGTCATGCAGCCTTACACCGCAGAGTCTCTGAAG gtacggaaaaaaaatctccttaaGGATTTTGTGTCTGTAGCAGGACCCCTGGGGGTGACCCACTTCATTATCTTTGGTAAAACTCCCGACAGCATCAACATG AGACTCGCTCGACTTCCCAAAGGCCCCATGCTTTATTTTAAGGTCCTCAAG TATTCCCTTATCAAAGATGTGGTTTCATCGTTGAAGAAGCACAGGATGCATGAGCAGCAGTTCACCCACCATCCACTTCTCATCCTCAGCAACTTTGGAGTGGATGGCATGCACGTGAAACTCATGGCCACCATGTTCCAGAACACGTTTCCCTCCATAAACGTCCAAAAG gtaAACATCAACAGCATCAAGAGGTGTGTACTGTTCAGTTTTGACCCAGCATCCCAGGAAATTCAGTTTCGGCACTA TAGCCTGAAGGTCGTCCCTGTGGGGATGAGCCGAGGAATAAAGAAGCTAATGCAAGAAAAGTTCCCCAATATGAGCAAGTTTGAGGATATCACTGAACTGCTGGTGAA GGGAGCGAACTTGTCTGAAAGTGAAGCCGAGCAGGACGGCGAGCACAACATAACGGAGCTGCCACAGATGTATTCCGGAAGAGGCAACATGCCGTCCCAGCAGAGCGCTGTCCGTTTGACCGAA aTCGGTCCTCGAATGACGCTGCAGCTGGTGAAGATCCAGGAAGGGATGGGAGACGGGAGCATTCTTTACCACTCCATGA tTTCCAAGACAGAGGAAGAAATACAGGAGATCCTGAGGAGGAAGGAGGCGAAGATGAAGGAAAAGGAGGAACGCAGGAAAACACAGGAGCAAAATGTGGCGACGAAGAAAGAGAAACGAGAAGAGAACAA GAAAAAGAGTCTGGAAggcataaaaaagaaacaagctgAAGCCGAGGAGGACAGTGAGGTGGAAGATCCAGGGATGCAGGACGATAGGCCAGCTGCTGTTGAATCTGATGATGATGTGGAGTACTATAGACAGGCTGTGGGGCAAGAACCAGATGAAG ATATGTTTCCGGGGGCCAAGAAGAGGCGGCGTCCAGAGAAATCTCACGACCGAGCCAAGAAGAGAAAGCTGTCCCCTGGTAAATCAAAACAACCAGATTCTAAATcaccaaaaagaaaaggtgcagttgggcagcacagagacaaaaCGGGAAAAGCTCCTCATGGAAAAGGCTGGAAGAAATCTAAAGATGAGGAGAAAgcatttgggaagaaaaagcGGCCTCCAGGAAAAGCATTTGGCTCTAAGAGATCTGGAGagagggaaaataaattttcacgCAAAAACTTTGATGGAAAGAGAAACAAGGACAAAACGTTTCAGACAAAAGGTCACAAAGGCAAGTCTGGCCTCAAGAGGAAAGGTGCAGGTGGAAAGCAAAGCTTCACACGGACAAAAGGAAAGCGCT CGGAGGATGATCGAGGAGCAATTCCTGTCTTCAGCCTTTTCaccaacaaaataaa agAAAACAGGATGGCAGTCAACTTCTCTGAATGTGAGAAGTTTCAGATTGGCCTGCTCCCTACCATGTACGGGGTTGAGTTTGTGGTGGCCTTGGCAGGAAACACGTTTGCCCTGTGGCTGCTGCTCATCAAAGAAAAACGCAACTGGCACTCCGGTGTTGTCCTCTCCTGTAACCTGGCCATCAGTGACCTGCTGTACATCCTCACCCTGCCTCTGCTGATTGTCTACTACGCACTGGGGAAACACTGGCTGTTCGGCGAGGCTGTGTGTAAAATCGAGAGGTTCCTTTTCACCTGCAACTTGTATGTGAGCATTTTCTTCATCATGACAATAAGCGTGAACCGCTGCATAGGCATCGTGTGCCCGTTCTTCACCCGCTTGTATGTGGAACCTTTTCATGTCAAAGTCATCAGTGCCATCTTATGGATTATTGTTGGAGTCATCTCGAGCCCTATGCTGAAGTTTGCTTCTCTTTGTCAACACAGTTACAATAACAACACGTTATGTGTGGCTTTCTGTCACCAAACGTCTGACGACAGGTCGGACTTTATCTACAGAGTGTTCCTTGCTGTTTTTGGCTGTCTTGTTCCTTTCATAGTAACTTTTACTTCTTACTGTCTGTTGTTTCGGGTTGTgtggaaaaatgtcaacataacGACACTTGAAAAGCATAAAGTTGCCTTGTTAGTCTCATCAGTGATTGTCCTCTATGCTGTTTCCTTTGTGCCCTATCATGTCTACCAAGTCTATCATCTGTATTTGAGGAAAAGTGACCCCAAGAGCATAAACTGTTGGGTCTACAAAATGTACCAAGTGTCCAAGGGACTGGCAACGCTGAACATGTGTATCCATCCCATACTCTACATGGCTGTGTTTGACAGTATTAGAGTAGCATGCTGTGGAAAGAGCTCAGAAGACAACCCAGAAGGATGA